The Numenius arquata chromosome 7, bNumArq3.hap1.1, whole genome shotgun sequence genome has a window encoding:
- the LOC141466506 gene encoding C-C chemokine receptor type 5-like — MENQTVDSADWSLTTEFDYSDSTPCPGTEEKHLAAKLLPPLYSLVVIFGFIGNMLVVLILVKYKRLKSMTDIYLLNLAISDLLFIFSLPFWAYYAAHDWIFGEALCRILSGVYLLGFYSGIFFIILLTLDRYLAIVHAVFALKARTVTYGILTSTVTWAVAIFASVPGIVFHKTQKENSHYTCSAHYPSEQRNVWKQFLTLKMNILGLVIPMLIMICSYTQIIKTLLQCRNEKKHKAVRLIFIIMIVYFLFWAPYNICILLRDFQGMFSITTCEGSGQLHKATQVTETISMIHCCINPVIYAFAGEKFRKYLQSFFRKQIAFHFSKYCPVFYVDTAERASSTYTQSTGEQEVSAAL, encoded by the coding sequence ATGGAAAACCAAACCGTAGACTCAGCTGACTGGTCACTGACAACAGAATTTGACTACAGCGATTCAACACCATGCCCAGGAACTGAGGAGAAGCACCTTGCAGCAAAACTTCTGCCACCGCTTTATTCTTTGGTGGTGATATTTGGCTTCATAGGCAACATGCTTGTTGTCCTTATCCTGGTAAAATACAAGAGACTGAAGAGTATGACGGACATCTACCTGCTCAATTTGGCAATTTCTGATTTGctgtttatattttctctccctttttgggCTTATTATGCTGCTCACGACTGGATTTTTGGGGAGGCACTGTGTAGAATTCTCTCAGGTGTCTACCTCCTTGGCTTCTACAGCGGCATTTTTTTCATAATCCTGTTGACCCTAGACAGGTATCTGGCCATAGTGCATGCGGTATTCGCTTTAAAAGCTAGGACAGTTACCTATGGCATCCTCACCAGCACTGTCACTTGGGCTGTTGCTATATTTGCTTCTGTTCCTGGGATAGTATTTCACAAAACTCAAAAGGAAAACTCACATTATACCTGCAGTGCTCATTATCCATCAGAGCAGAGAAATGTATGGAAGCAATTCCTGACCTTAAAAATGAACATCCTAGGACTTGTTATTCCAATGTTAATCATGATTTGCAGCTACACACAAATTATAAAGACATTACTGCAATGtagaaatgagaagaaacataAAGCAGTCAGGCTCATTTTTATCATCATGATTGTCTACTTTTTGTTCTGGGCACCATATAACATTTGCATTCTCTTGCGTGATTTTCAAGGTATGTTTTCCATCACTACTTGTGAAGGCAGTGGTCAACTGCACAAAGCAACCCAAGTGACAGAAACAATCTCAATGATCCACTGTTGTATCAACCCTGTAATTTATGCCTTCGCTGGAGAAAAATTTAGGAAGTATCTTCAAAGCTTTTTCCGAAAGCAGATTGCATTCCACTTCTCTAAATATTGCCCCGTTTTCTATGTTGACACAGCTGAACGGGCTAGCTCCACCTACACACAATCTACTGGAGAACAAGAAGTTTCTGCTGCATTGTAA
- the LOC141466487 gene encoding C-C chemokine receptor type 2-like: MENQTIDSADWSLTTEFDYGDSAPCSGTEEKHLAANLLPPLYSLVVIFGFIGNMLVVLILVKYKRLKSMTDIYLLNLAISDLLFVFSLPFWAYYAAHDWIFGEALCRILSGVYLLGFYSGIFFIILLTLDRYLAIVHAVFALKARTVTYGILTSAVTWAVAIFASVPGMVFHKTQKESSRYTCSAHYPSDTTINWKYSFILKMNILGLIVPMLIMIFSYSQILKTLLRCKNEKKQKAVRLIFVIMIFYFIFWTPFHISSFLHTFQGSLFNSNCEIKSQLEKAIQVTETVSMIHCCINPVIYAFVGEKFRKYLYAFFRKHVAAHLCKKCPNLYREKLERVSSTFTPSTAEHDISTGL, from the coding sequence ATGGAAAACCAAACCATAGACTCAGCTGACTGGTCACTGACAACAGAATTTGACTACGGCGATTCAGCACCATGCTCAGGAACTGAGGAGAAGCACCTTGCAGCAAACCTTTTGCCACCGCTTTATTCTTTGGTCGTGATATTTGGCTTCATAGGCAACATGCTCGTTGTCCTTATCCTGGTAAAATACAAGAGACTGAAGAGTATGACGGACATCTACCTGCTCAATTTGGCAATTTCTGATTTGCtgtttgtattttctctccctttttgggCTTATTATGCTGCTCATGACTGGATTTTTGGGGAGGCACTGTGTAGAATTCTTTCAGGTGTCTACCTCCTTGGCTTCTACAGCGGCATTTTTTTCATAATCCTGTTGACTCTAGACAGGTATCTGGCCATAGTGCATGCGGTATTCGCTTTAAAAGCTAGGACAGTTACCTATGGCATCCTCACCAGTGCTGTCACTTGGGCTGTTGCTATATTTGCTTCTGTTCCTGGCATGGTATTTCACAAAACTCAAAAGGAAAGTTCACGTTATACTTGCAGTGCTCATTATCCAAGTGATACCACAATAAATTGGAAGTACtcctttattttaaagatgaacaTTCTGGGACTTATTGTTCCGATGCTTATTATGATTTTCAGTTACTCACAAATTCTAAAAACCTTACTGAGATgcaagaatgagaaaaaacagaaggcaGTCAGACTTATTTTCGTGATCATGATTTTTTACTTCATCTTCTGGACACCATtccatatttcttcttttttgcataCATTTCAAGGTTCACTTTTCAACTCAAATTGTGAAATCAAAAGTCAACTGGAGAAAGCAATTCAAGTGACAGAAACAGTATCAATGATCCACTGTTGTATCAATCCTGTGATCTATGCATTTGTTGGCGAAAAATTTAGGAAATATCTTTATGCCTTTTTCCGAAAGCATGTTGCAGCCCACCTCTGCAAGAAATGTCCAAATCTTTATCGTGAAAAATTAGAAAGAGTTAGTTCCACGTTCACACCATCCACTGCAGAGCATGACATCTCTACTGGACTgtaa